The following are encoded in a window of Deltaproteobacteria bacterium genomic DNA:
- a CDS encoding DUF4019 domain-containing protein, whose product MKRVIAVLLTIGILSILSCGSSTNPQAEKVAIKAAQSWLTLVDAERYGESWDEAAEFFKTAVSKEQWQQTMQALRRPLGKNISRELKSKRYCTSLPGAPDGEYVVIQFRASFENKKSAIETVTPMVDRDGKWRVSGYYMK is encoded by the coding sequence ATGAAAAGGGTCATCGCGGTTCTGCTGACAATCGGAATCCTCAGCATTCTCAGTTGCGGCTCATCAACCAATCCGCAGGCGGAAAAGGTAGCCATAAAAGCGGCGCAATCTTGGCTCACGCTCGTAGATGCCGAAAGGTATGGGGAAAGCTGGGATGAGGCAGCCGAGTTCTTCAAGACAGCCGTGTCCAAAGAGCAATGGCAACAGACGATGCAAGCATTGAGAAGGCCTTTAGGGAAAAACATCTCAAGAGAACTCAAATCAAAGCGCTATTGTACCTCTTTGCCAGGAGCCCCGGATGGAGAGTATGTTGTGATCCAGTTCAGGGCCTCCTTTGAGAACAAGAAATCTGCCATTGAGACTGTCACCCCTATGGTGGATAGAGACGGGAAGTGGCGGGTTTCAGGGTACTACATGAAATAG
- a CDS encoding radical SAM protein → MYEQGVIRPPSEASSLLVRVTRNCPWNRCLFCPAYKGTTFSKRSVEEVIRDIDSMAEDYGPNADMITTAFLQDADSLIISTAELVSIIEHLKKKFPKVTHVTTYARTKTMKRKNVDDYKQLKEAGLTRIHTGMESGSATVLEMVRKGSIPEDIVAGGLRVMEAGISLSEYIMPGLGGQTLSTEHALETAKLLNTIRPDHIRVRTFAMHPESPMKKMVEDGTFVPMSDDEIVAEIRLLVANLDEMHSYFHCGDFSLNLLMQVDGYLDRQKSAMLEELDAFLSLTKEQKQAYSLLQRSYPAFQQPIEAVKDEKVLKQVLREIERLEKKGEEGFNKYIQMLMSYQLPQPQTDNWT, encoded by the coding sequence ATGTATGAGCAGGGAGTCATCAGGCCGCCCAGCGAAGCATCGAGCTTATTAGTACGGGTGACGCGAAATTGTCCCTGGAACAGGTGTCTTTTTTGTCCTGCATACAAAGGGACGACCTTTTCCAAAAGGAGCGTTGAGGAAGTTATAAGAGATATCGATTCCATGGCCGAGGACTATGGCCCCAATGCCGATATGATCACAACGGCATTCTTGCAGGATGCGGACAGTCTGATCATTTCAACTGCAGAATTAGTGTCAATCATTGAGCATCTTAAAAAAAAGTTTCCCAAGGTTACCCATGTAACTACATATGCCCGCACAAAGACTATGAAGAGAAAGAACGTCGATGACTATAAACAGCTCAAGGAGGCGGGTTTGACGAGGATCCATACGGGCATGGAAAGTGGGTCTGCCACTGTATTGGAGATGGTACGAAAGGGATCGATCCCTGAGGATATCGTAGCTGGAGGTCTTCGGGTTATGGAGGCCGGTATTTCGCTTTCAGAGTACATCATGCCGGGCCTTGGAGGGCAAACCTTGAGCACAGAACACGCCCTTGAGACCGCCAAGCTGCTTAATACGATTAGACCGGACCACATCAGAGTACGCACCTTTGCCATGCACCCAGAGTCACCCATGAAAAAGATGGTTGAGGATGGGACATTTGTCCCGATGAGTGATGATGAGATTGTGGCTGAGATACGGTTACTCGTCGCTAACCTCGACGAGATGCACAGCTATTTTCACTGCGGTGATTTCAGTTTAAACCTCTTGATGCAGGTTGATGGATATCTTGACCGCCAAAAAAGTGCGATGTTGGAAGAGCTGGACGCATTTCTCTCGTTGACCAAAGAGCAGAAACAGGCCTATTCCCTTTTGCAGCGTTCGTATCCTGCCTTCCAGCAACCGATCGAGGCAGTCAAGGATGAGAAGGTGCTGAAACAGGTGTTGCGCGAAATTGAAAGATTGGAAAAGAAAGGCGAGGAAGGGTTCAATAAATACATACAGATGCTTATGTCCTATCAATTACCACAACCACAGACCGATAACTGGACGTAA
- a CDS encoding UPF0182 family protein, producing the protein MREQTGLFRVVIAVIVILIVLGALASSFYTVWLWFQNLQFSSVFLTMVISKILIGLAAVLVFLLVVGINYYVARLYVKKTHPVSDGEGGISVEGLPISERGIRWAIGAFLIIVALMIGSAASTKWSMILLYFHPKSFGISDPIFGRDVAFYVFSLPFYLFLKNWLIGFVVFSGVVAILVYSRGNLIHMEVGTIQAQDQKVQLPSKLRIDSSVRKHLSILGMIIAALLVWGYWLKVYQLMYSTGGPAFGASYTDIHVQLVAYRILMVVLGAFAIFLAVNMVLQRRGVLLVGLAVILGAMVVASFIIPSIVQNFVVKPNELDMERPYIAYNIENTRRAYNLDRIEEEDFIVDENLTMADIVKNRLTIENIRIWDERPLKETYQQLQSIRLYYDFSGIDVDRYILDGQYRQVTLSAREISVDQLPRQAKTWVNRHLKFTHGYGLALSPVNQVTQEGLPNLLIKDLPPVTRGIEVKRPEIYYGEKTKNYVIVQTKEEEFDYPKGDSNVYTTYQGDGGVPINSFLRRLLFAITFRSTDILFTGYLTPQSRIMFYRPIDKRVKKIAPFLRFDRDPYLVIADGHLFWILDAYTTTPMYPYSSRMSKKFGLEINYIRNSVKAVVNAYTGKVDLYVIDEADPIIGSFMEIFPDLFRPIDEMPESLKSHIRYPRDLFDIQAAMYRSYHMQDVQVFYNQEDLWEIPNELYADTQQEMVPYYIIIKPPGEKREEFLLMLPFTPSKKANMIAWLAARSDMPNYGDLLVYKLPKDKLAFGPMQVEARVDQQTEISRELTLWGQMGSRVIRGNLMAIPIEKSFLYVEPVYLQASQESKPEVETPGRMARPSMGRPERPTRSIALPELKRVIVAYGNEVVMREDLAGALAAIFEEMELPKEVMPGERVEKRSIQDLIVSALDQYKTAQKYLKAGDWAGYGQALEKMEEILEELAQAGKSVPSKR; encoded by the coding sequence ATGAGAGAGCAGACAGGACTTTTCCGAGTGGTTATTGCAGTCATAGTGATTCTCATTGTGCTGGGTGCGTTGGCCTCGAGCTTTTATACGGTTTGGCTTTGGTTTCAGAACCTACAGTTTTCCTCAGTGTTTCTTACCATGGTGATCTCAAAAATTCTGATTGGCCTGGCTGCCGTACTGGTTTTTCTCCTGGTCGTGGGGATCAATTATTATGTTGCCCGACTCTACGTGAAAAAGACCCATCCTGTAAGTGATGGAGAGGGCGGGATTTCTGTAGAAGGTCTTCCCATCAGTGAAAGGGGGATCCGCTGGGCCATTGGGGCCTTTCTCATCATTGTTGCCCTGATGATAGGCAGCGCTGCCTCCACAAAGTGGAGTATGATCCTACTCTATTTTCACCCCAAGTCATTCGGGATCTCTGATCCCATCTTCGGCCGGGATGTGGCATTTTATGTTTTTTCTTTGCCTTTCTACCTGTTTCTGAAGAACTGGCTCATAGGCTTTGTGGTTTTTTCTGGTGTGGTTGCCATCCTGGTATATAGCAGGGGGAACCTCATACATATGGAGGTGGGAACCATCCAGGCCCAGGACCAAAAGGTGCAGCTACCTAGCAAATTGAGAATAGATTCGTCCGTAAGGAAGCACTTGTCCATTCTGGGGATGATCATAGCTGCCCTTTTGGTATGGGGATACTGGCTGAAAGTCTACCAGCTTATGTACTCAACAGGGGGGCCGGCCTTTGGAGCGAGCTATACGGATATTCACGTGCAATTGGTAGCGTACAGAATTCTGATGGTAGTCCTTGGAGCTTTTGCCATCTTCCTGGCAGTAAACATGGTCCTGCAAAGGAGGGGCGTTCTTTTGGTTGGCCTGGCAGTAATCCTCGGAGCCATGGTGGTGGCCAGCTTCATCATTCCGTCTATCGTGCAGAATTTCGTCGTGAAACCTAATGAACTTGATATGGAAAGACCATACATCGCCTATAACATCGAAAATACTCGCAGGGCTTATAACCTCGACAGAATCGAGGAGGAGGATTTCATCGTCGATGAAAATCTCACCATGGCGGACATCGTGAAAAACAGGTTGACCATCGAAAATATTCGGATCTGGGACGAACGACCCCTGAAGGAAACGTACCAGCAACTCCAGTCGATTCGGCTGTATTATGATTTTTCAGGTATTGACGTGGACCGCTATATTCTCGATGGTCAGTATCGGCAGGTGACCCTCTCGGCCCGTGAAATCTCTGTGGATCAGTTACCTCGCCAGGCGAAAACATGGGTGAACAGGCACCTGAAGTTTACTCACGGCTATGGACTGGCTCTGAGTCCTGTCAACCAGGTCACCCAGGAGGGGCTCCCAAATTTGTTGATCAAGGATCTCCCCCCCGTGACCCGGGGCATTGAAGTCAAGCGACCCGAGATCTATTATGGAGAGAAGACGAAAAACTACGTCATTGTTCAGACGAAGGAAGAAGAGTTTGATTACCCCAAAGGAGACAGCAATGTCTATACGACGTATCAGGGGGATGGAGGGGTTCCCATCAATTCTTTCCTGAGAAGGCTTCTCTTCGCGATCACTTTCAGGAGTACGGATATTCTCTTTACCGGTTATCTAACACCGCAAAGCCGGATCATGTTTTATCGGCCCATCGACAAACGCGTGAAAAAGATTGCCCCCTTTCTCCGGTTCGACCGGGACCCTTATCTGGTCATTGCCGACGGGCATCTCTTCTGGATCCTCGACGCCTACACCACAACACCCATGTATCCCTATTCCTCCAGGATGTCGAAAAAATTCGGTTTGGAAATCAACTACATACGGAATTCGGTCAAGGCCGTTGTCAATGCCTACACGGGCAAGGTTGACCTCTATGTTATAGATGAGGCCGATCCGATCATTGGGAGTTTCATGGAGATCTTTCCGGATCTGTTTCGACCCATAGATGAAATGCCCGAGTCTCTAAAATCTCATATTCGCTACCCGAGAGACCTTTTTGATATTCAGGCGGCCATGTACCGATCTTACCATATGCAGGATGTGCAGGTTTTTTACAATCAAGAAGACCTCTGGGAGATTCCTAATGAACTCTACGCCGATACCCAGCAAGAGATGGTACCTTATTACATCATCATCAAGCCGCCGGGCGAGAAGCGTGAAGAATTTCTCCTGATGCTTCCCTTTACACCTTCCAAGAAGGCCAACATGATTGCCTGGCTTGCGGCGCGAAGCGATATGCCTAACTATGGAGATCTTTTAGTTTACAAGCTCCCAAAGGACAAGCTTGCCTTCGGTCCCATGCAGGTGGAAGCCAGGGTGGATCAACAGACTGAAATTTCTCGCGAATTGACCCTTTGGGGACAGATGGGCTCACGAGTTATTCGGGGGAACCTCATGGCAATCCCCATCGAGAAGTCCTTCCTCTACGTGGAGCCTGTCTACCTGCAGGCCAGCCAGGAATCAAAACCAGAGGTTGAAACCCCTGGAAGAATGGCAAGACCCTCTATGGGCCGACCGGAAAGGCCCACACGGAGCATTGCCCTTCCCGAGTTGAAGCGGGTGATTGTGGCCTATGGCAACGAAGTGGTCATGAGAGAGGATCTGGCTGGCGCACTGGCCGCAATCTTTGAAGAAATGGAGCTTCCCAAAGAGGTCATGCCAGGGGAAAGGGTAGAGAAGAGATCGATCCAGGATCTGATCGTTTCTGCCCTGGACCAATACAAGACAGCTCAGAAATACCTGAAGGCAGGGGACTGGGCAGGATACGGACAGGCACTCGAAAAAATGGAAGAGATACTGGAGGAGCTTGCTCAGGCAGGTAAAAGCGTCCCATCCAAAAGGTGA